TAATTGCTGTTGTATAACGCAATCTTAGAAAATACATCCGTAAGCCATTCGCGAGGATTTACATCGCTGGCTTTGCAGCATCCCAGTAGTGAGTACATAATTGCTGCATTTTCTGTGGCATCATGGTTACTACAAAAAAAAGGCTTTTCTGAGACGAGGCATAGCAACTACTATGGTGAGTTGAAGAAAAGCAACGAAGTTACTTCTTTTGAAGTCATTTTAAGGCGTAATAGATTTTCTAATGCATTTTCCGCGTTACAGCTCTCGCCGCCGACCACGGCTATTGTTCTGGCCAACGATGCAATACACTAACTAATAGTTTCTTATGCAAATGGAAGATGTCGATTAAATGAAAAACGCAACTCAACAACTCCACGACTTTACCAGCTCGCCATCCTAACAAGCTTACAATCTAACGACCTAACTATCTAACAACTTTACCAACTCGCCAACTATAACAACTCGCCACCCTCAAGCTTCTCGCCAACGCCGGTCCTGGGGCTATTGTTCTGGCCAACCCTGCGCTCGTTAACCTGATAGTTGAGCTTTCAAATGAGAATCACTCATTGATTGAAAATTATCGTCATGTCCTTTTTGTCATTGCCACAAAAAGGACCAAAAAAGTCTAGAACAATAGATCGCTATCAATCCGCACCGAGCTCCAATTCCATCCTGCACACTCTCTTTCGCGCTAGGCCAGCCACACTACCACCTCGAGTGCGCCCTTGAAGCTCTCTCGCCAACGCCGGCCCCGGGGCTATTGTTCTGGCCTGCCCTGCGGTTTTTAAATTGAAACTTTCTTATTTAAATGGAAGATATCCTTTAATTGAGAAAGCTTAAATACGGGTTTTTATAACTGAGAGCTTCTATGTTCTACCTGGATTTATATTTAAAACGTAGGTTTCCAATATCTGAGAAACACAACTTCCCAACTCGCCAACTACAACGATTTAGACAACTCGCCAACTAAATGGCCATAAAAGAAGGCTTTTCTGAGACGAGCCATAGCAACTACTTGGTGAGTTGAAGAAAAGTAACGTAGTGACTTCTTTTGAAGCCATTTAAAGACGTAATAGATGTTCTAATGCATTTTCCGGGTTACAGCTCTCGCCGCCGACCACGGCTATTGTTCTGGCCAACCCTGCGCTCGTTAACCTGATAGTTGAGCTTTCAAATGAGAATCACTCATTGATTGAAAATTATCGTCATGTCCTTTTTGTCATTGCCACAAAAAGGACCAAAAAAGTCTAGAACAATAGATCGCTATCAACCCGCACCGAGCTCCAATTCCATCCTGCACACTCTTCTTTCGCGCTAGGCCAGCCACACTACCACCTCGAGTGCGCCCTTGAAGCTCTCTCGCCAACGCTGGCCCCCGGGGCTATTGTTCTGGCCTGCCCTGCGGTCGTTTTATTGATAGTTTAATATTCAGTAAATATGCGATCTGCTACATATTGCAAAGTAAAAAAATGCTCCAATCTGGATGTCGATTGGAGCGTTGGAATTCTCTAAGTTTTACTGGAATCTTTTGGAATTAATCGAAATTAGTGGGTGTTTTTTGGAATATTCTGACAACTATTAGACTTTTTCCAATTGTGCGGCAAAAGATCAGCCAAGTCTAAATCATAATTGCTATTGTATAACGCAATCTTAGAAAATACATCTGTAAGCCATTCGCGAGGATTTACATCACTGGCTTTGCAGCATCCCAGTAGTGAGCACATAATTGCTGCATTTTCTGCGGCATCATGGTTCCACAAAACAGATAGCCTTTTCTTCCAACTGCTAACGGCCTAATTGCATTTTCAGCTCTTTGCTTGTAATTCATGTTCTGATCGGTGGCCATTTGCTCAACCTGATAGATTTTAGCTTTCTGGCTCATGTGCTAATGCCTCTTCCAATTTGTTTCGCCAGTAATAAAAAGTGGAAGGAGCCAAATCTTGGTTGTTACAGAAATCTTTTATGTTCAAACCTGATTCCTGATAATCTTTATACAGACGCTTAAATGTTGTTAATGTCATTCTCATTTTTTGCCATCAAAGAAACTGCTCTAGTATGAAGGTCGCAATATGTGAAAGACCGAAGACTTACCAAATAATGATTCTTGGATGAATATATAAGGCATAATTATGACAAAAAAAGCACCTATCAGTAACGTTGCTTCTACTCTTATAAGAGATTTANNNNNNNNNNNNNNNNNNNNNNNNNNNNNNNNNNNNNNNNNNNNNNNNNNNNNNNNNNNNNNNNNNNNNNNNNNNNNNNNNNNNNNNNNNNNNNNNNNNNGCCCTTGAAGCTCTCTCGCCAACGCCGGCCCCGGGGCTATTGTTCTGGCCTGCCCTGCGGTCGTTTTATTTATAGTTTAATATTCAGTAAATATGCGGTCTGCTACATATTGAAAAGTAAAAAAATGCTCCAATCCGGATGTCGATTGGATGAAAATAGCAAATTTAAAACCATCAATTTTTCGTAACAGTAAACCATCATTCTACAATAAAAATATATTAATCAACCCTCTGATTGTTGAGGGAGCTTAGCGACCGAGGCAATCAGAGGGTTGATTGCTGCTCGAAGATTGTTTTTCTGTTTTCCATTCTGTAACTTTTACCTTCGAGTTTTACAACTTCACATTTAAACAATAATCTATCTAACAAAGCAGTTGCCAAGACTTCATCATCGAGCATTTCTGCCCATTGCTGAGGGGATTTGTTTGTTGTGATTATTACAGACGTTTGTTCGTGCAGATGATTTATCAGGTTGAAAAATGCAACTGCTTCATGTTTCTTAATAGGAAAAAGCATTATATCGTCTATAGCCACTAAATGAGCCTTTAAAAGACGATTATAAGTGTTAAGCGCACCAGATATCATTTCTTTCATTTTTAACACCGTTATTAGTTCCTCCATTGTGATAAAGTAAGCTTTATGACCAGATTTTACAGCATCGTTAATCAGTCCTGCCGCCACATACGTTTTTCCTGTTCCTGAGGGGCCCATTAGTATCAGGTTATAATTTTGTTCCATCCATAATAATTCCCGTAATTGTTTCAGTTGAGGCACAGTCATACCATTTGCCATGTTAAAGTCATACTTGTCCAGGTTGTGATCTTTGGGTAATCGGGCTAATTTCATTCTCCTGTCAAGATCTGTTTTCTTTCTGTGCTGCACCTCTCTTTGCAAGAGCTGTAATGCAAATTCCTGATAAGATGGTTTATCTATCTGTGCCTGATGAAGCACTGCTTCTGGTTCGTTTTTCATCTTTGTTAGCCGTAAAATATCGGCATAGTTTTTAATTTGATCTAATAGCTTCATTTTCTAATTCATTATTGATTCATATTCATTGATATCACGTTTCTGAGGTTGCATATCAGCATTTTGTTGCTTATTCAGATTGCCGGTTTCTATACAAACATTGTGTTTTACATTCTTTAGAGCTTGCTCATTTTCAAAATAATTCAGAACTTCGGCGAAACGATTGGCATTTAGTATCTGATTTTCATAACAGTAAAGCAGGGCTAAGTTGATTATTTCCTGAGATGAACTTTCAATGTTCTTTTGTATAACTCGGAGATTATCATGAAAATACCGGGGTTTATCTTTCTCTATTGCTGCCAAATATTGTTCGGCTTGAGGAATATATCTTAAGCTTTCAAAAACCAGCTCATAGGTTTTTTGCAGAGTCTTTGACTTTTCCCTTGCATGGTCATTATTTTTTATAATCCGACCTGTATCTAAAGACAGCTCATGTGTGGCCAGCAACTGGTTATCAATCGTATAAAAGAAACGCTTCATTTCTTTTTCTTCCAGTAAAACATTGGCACCCCTGTCTTGATATGTACCCAAAGGCAAGCTGTAGTAATTACTTCGATAAAGTACCGTGTTATCTTTTCTCACAGGATATATCGGCAAGTTTAAAAATGGTTTTTCCGGTTTTCCACTATAAGTCAGCAGGTATTGCTTTTCTTTTTCCCACTCTTGCTTTGGAATACGCCTGGTTGTACCATGTATCTTCGCATTTCCAGTGCGATCAAGCCATTGTAAAACTTCTTTTTGCAACCTGTCAATATCTTGGAATACTCTTCCTTTCAGATAATTGTGTTTTACGTATTTTACTACATTTTCAACTTTTCCTTTGCTTTCAGGGTCAGCTTTTCTGCAAAATATTACCTCAAAGGGATGTGCATTTGTAAACTGCATAAATCCATCAGTAAGAAGAACATCGCCAAGATTTTCATCTTTTACAAAAACACGATCCTGATCGTAGATTATTCGACGGGGGATTCCCTCAAAATATTCGAATGCCAGTTCATGTGCATAATTTGCTGTCTCTGTAGTAAATGGTATTCGTTGACAGTAAACAAACTTTTGTCGGGAACGGGAAAGTACCATTGTAAAAAAGTAAATCTTAATTCTGCCACTTCCACTACTAAGCATTCGGTATGATCCAAAATCTACTTGTGCCTCTTCTCCATATTCTGTTTCGGGAAGCTTCTCGTATTGGCGTGGAAGTTTCTCTTTATGTTTGGGTATATTTTGTTCCTTTCTTACTGTTTGAACAAAATTATAGACTGTTTTACTACTTACATTCGGCAGATCAGAATAATGTTCTTTTAATCTATCTTCAATCTGAGCTGCTGATAAATAGGGGCCTCTCTCCAGTAATTCTTTGACAAAATTATAATACTCATTTAGTTTTTTTGGCATTCGCCGTGGAGTACTAATCCATGCTAGAAATTGTGCTACGCTCATGGAAAGGTATTTACGTACAGTTCCCCTGTCGATACCCAACTCTAATTTGATTTGACTTTGGTTTAGTCCTTGTGATGATAATTCTTTAACTTTGTACCACATAAAAATTTTTTTGTTTTTATTCATAGCCTTCTTCGTTTCTGTTTTGCAACTTAAAGATGAAGGCTATTTTTGTCTTTACAAATGATGATTTTCAATTGCGAAAATTTGATGGTACAAAGTTTCTATTTACAACCATATTTCGTAATTCTCAATCAATAAGTAATCCCCATTTAAATACCCAACTATCAAAATAAAGACCGCAGGGTTGGCCAGAACAATAGCCCCGGGGCCGGCGTTGGCGAGAAGTTTTCCTGGGCGCACTTGAGGTGGTAGTGCGGTTGGCCTAGTGCGAAAGAAGTGTGTGCCGGACGGAAAGGGAAGCTGATGCCGGGGAGCTAGTGATCTATTGTTCTAGACCTTTTTGGTCCTTTTTATGGCAATGATAAAAAGGACATATATGGAAATATTAAAAGCAAGCAATATACCAAGTACTAAGTAAAAAATAGTTCACTCTAAAACGATGATTATTTTTAAGTTACAAGCATATTGATATTCTCATCTTAGGCTCTGTTATGCCTCGTCTCAGAAAAGCCTTCTTTTATTGCCATTTTAATGCTCATGACGAAGTTCTAATACATCATTTGGGTTGGTCGCTGTAGGGCAGGTAGTGATCTATTGTTCTAGACTTTTTGGGTCCTTTTTATGGCAATGACAATGACGCAGTTATCATGAGGACCTTTAAAACAAGCCTTCCCGAATAATTCGGCGAAGCCTGATCATGAGGGCCTTTGAAAATAAACCTTCCCGAATAAAAAGAACATATCAATAAGCAGCAAGAGCAAGGTGTGTATCAAAAGAATCAATCTATCCTCTCTATACAGAATCAATATTTCCAATTTAATAAATGCATTCAAGTAAAACATAGAAGTTCTCAATTATAAAAACCATATTCAATAACTCTCAATGATTGAATAATCCCCATTTAAATACCCAACCTCCAACAAATCGATTGCAGGGTTGGCCAGAACAATAGCCCCGGGGCCGGCGTTGGCGAGAAGTTTTCCTGGGCGCACTTGAGGTGGTAGTGCGGTTGGCCTAGTGCGAAAGAAGTGTGTGCCGGACGGAAAGGGAAGCTGATGCCGGGGAGGTAGTGATCTATTGTTCTAGACCTTTTTGGTCCTTTTTATGGCAATGATAAAAAGGACATATATGGAAATATTAAAAGCAAGCAATATACCAAGTACGAAGTAAAAAATAGTTCACTCTAAAACGATGATTATTTTTAAGTTACAAGCATATTGATATTCTCATCTTAGGCTCTGTTATGCCTCGTCTCAGAAAAGCCTTCTTTTTATTGCCATTTCAATGCTCATGACGAAGTTCTAATACATCATTTGGGTTCGCTGATGTAGGGGAGGTGGTGATCAATTATTCTAGACCTTTTTGGTTCTTTTTGTGGCAATGACAATGACGCAGTTATCATGAGGACCTTTAAAACAAGCCTTCCCGAATAATTCGGCGAAGCCTGATCATGAGGGCCTTTGAAAATAAACCTTCCCGAGTAAAAAGAACATATCAATAAGCAGCAAGAGCAAGGTGTGTATCAAAAGAATCAATCTATCCTCTCTATACAGAATCAATATTTCCAATTTAATAAATGCATTCAAGTAAAACATAGAAGTTCTCAATTATAAAAACCATATTCAATAACTCTCAATGAATGGATAATTCCCATTTATATACCCAACCTCCAACAAATCGATTACAGGGTTGGCCAGAACAATAGCCGTGGCCGGCGCTGGCGAGAAGTTTTCCTGGGCGCACTTGAGGTGGTAGTGCGGTTGGCCTAGTGCGAAAGAAGTGTGTGCCGGACGGAATTATTACCCAAAAGCTGCATTAGAAAATCTATTACGAATTAAAATTGCTGCCAATCAAGTCGCCCGCTAACTTGTTTCAATTCACCATAGCTGGTGCTATGCCTCATCTCAACAAGTTCTTGATTGATTGCACTTTTAATTTTCATGACGAAGTTCTAATACATCATTTGGGTTCGCTGATGCCGGGGAGGTAGTGATCTATTGTTCTAGACCTTTTTGGTCCTTTTTATGGCAATGATAAAAAGGACATATATGGAAATATTAAAAGCAAGCAATATACCAAGTACGAAGTAAAAAATAGTTCACTCTAAAACGATGATTATTTTTAAGTTACAAGCATATTGATATTCTCATCTTAGGCTCTGTTATGCCTCGTCTCAGAAAAGCCTTCTTTTATTGCCATTTCAATGCTCATAACGAAGTTCTAATACATCATTTGGGTTGGTCGATGCGGGCAGATAGTGATCTATTATTCTAGACCTTTTGGGTCCTTTTTATGGCAATGACAATAACGAAGTTATCATGAGGACCTTTAAAAATATACCTTCCCGAGTAATTCGGCGAAGCCTGATCATGAGGGTCTTTGAAAACAAACCTCCCCGAATAATTCGGCGAAGCCTGATCATGAGGACCTTTTAAAATATACTTTCCCGAGTAAAAAGGACATTAACGGAAGTTTCAAAAGCAAAGAAAATAATCAAATAAGTTAGAAACATTGCTCTCAATTAGATAGTCTTTGCAAGAAAACTCCAAATACTGCGTTATTCTCATTTTTGAAACAGTTATTTACAATCAGTAAACTCCTTGGTTTCAAAAATATCGAAAGCCTTGTCTTTGAAGCTTTCTTATCAAAGACAGAAAAAACGGTCGTTTTCTTGCAGCCACTAGATTACGGAAGTACCTATGCTGCAGCAGAATCTTTCAATGCAAAAGTAAAGGATTTCAGAAGACAATTCAGAGGTGTTGTTGATGAAAAGTTCTTCTTGTTCAGATTAACAAAAATATTTGCATGACAACTATAAACAACATTTATTCCCAACTTTTGGCACTGCCCCGTATTATTCTCGCTTTGTAAACTATAATACCTCTGTATTATGGTTTTACTATATTTATTCTTAGCCCTTTGGAATGGGCACTGAACTCCGGTGCATACATACACTGCATAGTGGTTATTCCGTTAGAGAAGTATCCTGCANNNNNNNNNNNNNNNNNNNNNNNNNNNNNNNNNNNNNNNNNNNNNNNNNNNNNNNNNNNNNNNNNNNNNNNNNNNNNNNNNNNNNNNNNNNNNNNNNNNNGTCTAGAACAATAGATCGCTATCAACCCGCACCGAGCTCCAATTCCATCCGGCACACTCTTCTTTCGCGCTAGGCCAGCCACACTACCACCTCGAGTGCGCCCTTGAAGCTCTCTCGCCAACGCCGGCCCCGGGGCTATTGTTCCGGCCTGCCCTGCGGTTTTTAAATTGAAACTTTCTTATTTAAATGGAAGATATCCTTTAATTGAGAAATCTTAAATACGGGTTTTTATAACTGAGAGCTTCTATGTTCTACCTGGATTTATATTTAAAACGTAGGTTTCCAATATCTGAGAAACACAACTTCCCAACTTCCCAACTCGCCAACTACAACGATTTAGACAACTCGCCATCCTAACAAGCTAACAATCTAACGACCTAACTATCTAACAACTTTACCAACTCGCCAACTATAACAACTCCAACAACTCGCCACCCTCAAGCTTCTCGCCAACGCCGACCACGGCTATTGTTCTGGCCAACCCTGCGCTCGTTAACCTNNNNNNNNNNNNNNNNNNNNNNNNNNNNNNNNNNNNNNNNNNNNNNNNNNNNNNNNNNNNNNNNNNNNNNNNNNNNNNNNNNNNNNNNNNNNNNNNNNNNGATTTGACTTTGGTTTAGTCCTTGTGATGATAATTCTTTAACTTTGTACCACATAAAAAATTTTTTGTTTTTATTCATAGCCTTCTTCGTTTCTGTTTTGCAACTTAAAGATGAAGGCTATTTTTGTCTTTACAAATGATGATTTTCAATTGCGAAAATTTGATGGTACAAAGTTTCTATTTACATCGATTGGAGCGTTGGAATTCTCTAAGTTTTACTGGAATCTTTTGGAATTAATCGAAATTAGTGGGTGTTTTTTGGAATATTCTGACAACTATTAGACTTTTTCCAATTGTGCGGCAAAAGATCAGCCAAGTCTAAATCATAATTGCTTCTGTATAACGCAAACTTAGATAATACATCCGTAAGCCATTCGCGAGGATTTACATCACAGGTGGATATTCTGGAGCATGTAGACCCCTTAAAATGTTTTTGAAGGAATAATATTGCTCGGTGAGCAAAAAAAACGGAGCATGCTGACCCTCTGGATTTAGGTTTAATTAATTTGCCATTATAGATAGAATCGTGCATACCGCATACCGCTTCGATCTTAAAGGAGATACAAGGCGTAAATAACAGAATGAATAATTTTTTGTAAATTCATAGCTGATTAAAAAAAGTGAACGGGTATGGCCGTTTTCACTGGGTGGGTATAGACCATTTTTTCCAAATTGACGACAGAGATTAACTTCATCACCCCACAAAAATAGAATTTACAAACACTTGCATATAAACAGATTTTATATATTTGTATATATAAAAACATGATTTGATGCCTGTAAAGCCCAAAATAATCCTCTCTTTAGCACAACACCGGAAGATGGATGTTGTAAAAATAGAAATAAACAAAAAGGTGACTCCACATATGCTACGCCACTCATTTGCAACTCATTTATTAGAACATGGTGTCGACCTTAGATACATTCAAACGTTTTTAGGTCATGTATCGAGTACCACAACAGAAATTTACACACACGTAAGCAAACGATCTCTTGCAAATATAAAAAGCCCTTTAGACCAAATTACAGAATATAAACAACTCAATAACTGATAATTAAACAAATATAGACATAATAGATATAAACACAATATGCATTTACACATACGTTACAAGCAATTAAACAAAACACTTCACTAAGTATAAAAATTAATACATATAAGGGGGCAGTAGGCAGGAATGATACGTTTTACGAATTCTAGACCAACTAAGACATACGTTAGATGGATAGGCACATACCAATTTCCAAAACATCCTTACAAAGGACTATTGAGGAAACTGTTGACAACAGCTTAAGAACTGTTGAAGCCTCGAAGTTGACTCTACGGATTGATTTATGGAACATCTCTATGGTGTCTATATGATTGATTACAAAGATAACAATTTCTATACCTGAAAAGAGTAGCGTTGAACTAACAGTAAAATGTGAAAGCTTCGAAATAGCATGTACATTCTGAACCTGCTACTATTTGTAACTGCCCCTTTTTTTTTACTATGAACATAGAAGACTGGTTTAAAATAAAAAAATACCCTCATATTGGAATACCGCTTACAATCAATGATTATAAGCGAGTAAAAGGCTATATAAAAAACCCAGATTCTGTTAAAAAGCATAGCTTCCTACCGTTCATACACAGGGAGTTAAAACAACGAAAATATAGAGCAACAAATAGCGGAAAAAATCCAAGCGGAAAAAGGAAAAGAGCAAAATCAAAACCCAAGATTAGAGATGTCTTTTTTGCATCACATTTAGATTCAAATATATTTTCATATTACAACACTATACTTTCAGGAGCATATGAGGAATACATCAGAGTAAAACCATTTAATAAATGTATTGTAGCCTATCGAAAGATTCCAATTACAGAAGGATGTGACAAGTACAAGTGTAATATTGATTATGCTAAATCAATATTTGCATTCTTAAAACAAAATAAAGAATTAGAAATGACCGCAATGGTTTCTGATGTAACATCATTTTTCGACAATTTAAGTCACAAGATTCTCAAGAAACAATGGACAAAAATATTAGATAAGCATACACTACCACCTGACCATTATAATGTATTCAAAGGTAAATATGCGGTCTGCTACATATTGCAAAGTAAAAAAATGCTCCAATCGGGATGTCGGTTGGAGCGTTGGAATTCTCTAAGTTTTACTGGAATCTTTTGGAATTAATCGAAATTAGTGGGTGTTTTTTGGAATATTCTGACAACTATTAGACTTTTTCCAATTGTGCGGCAAAAGATCAGCCAAGTCTAAATCATAATTGCTGTTGTATAACGCAATCTTAGAAAATACATCTGTAAGCCATTCGCGAGGATTTACATCACTGGCTTTGCAGCATCCCAGTAGTGAGTACATAATTGCTGCATTTTCTGCGGCATCATGGTTGCCACAAAACAGATAGCCTTTTCTTCCAACAGCTACCGGCCTAATTGCATTTTCAGCTCCGTTGTTGTCAGGCAGATATCGGCCATCAAGATGATAGCGAGACAGACGTAAGAAAAGATTGTATGTATAAGCCAGCGCCTTACTCATCTTTCCTCCTTGTAGCGCTTTGGGGTAATAGCCTTCGATCCATTTTTCAAAAGCACGCATGATTGGATAAGCCAAGCGCTTTCGTAGTTCAGCTCTTTGCTTGTAATTCATGTTCTGATCGGTGGCCATTTGCTCAACTTGATAGATTTTAGCAATTTGTGCCAATGCGTATTCAGCCCCCGTTTTGTCTTCTTTTAGACTTTCGGAGAATTTCCTGCGCGCATGAGCCCAACAACCCAGAAGCAAAACACCTTTCTTTTGCTCATAGATTGAATATGCCTGATATCCATCGGTTTGAAGAGCTCCCTGAAAATCCTTTAATAAAGGAAGTATCACTTTTTGTGCTCGGGAGCCTTTGTCGTAGTGAAAGAAAACCAAGTTATTCATTACTGATCGAGCCATCCACAGATAAGCCTTTTGTGCTTTGTGCTTTTCGTTGCTAATAACAGGAATGGTACTTTCGTCAACCTGAATATAATCAGATTTTAGAACGATTTCTTTTAAACGTGCATAAAGAGCTCTTAGTAAATCACAGCTTCCTTGAAACCAACCATTAATGGTGGATGCAGGTAATTTTATACCAATCATTTTGAACATGGCCATTTGGCGATTAAAAGGCTGGTGGAAATAATATTTATTCATCATCAGCTCGCTCAATAAAGAAGGCCCTGCATTGCTGCGTGGCAAAGGCAATAATGGCATTGAACCAATACGGATAGCTGATGCTTCTTCGGTGTTTTGATCTGTAGCAATATCCGGTGATACTGATTCTTGCTTTACTGCATATTTAGGACGTTCTATACGACGTACATATACCTCTCCGGGCTTGTGTTCGAGTATTTCTGTTACTTCTTCGCCAATACGCACCCAGTTATCTTGTTTACCTTCCGGTTCAATAACTTCTACCTCTCGTCTAAGGTGGTCAGGAAGTGGTTGACGAACTGGCCTCTGCTTGTTTTTTACAGGCTTGCGGCGCTCATATTCGATAAGCTCTTTTTCTGCGTTTTCAATGATAGCTTTCTCTTCTGCAACGACCTCCAGTCCGTCCCAATCGATCTTTCGTTGATCGGGATCTTCGGCAATATGCTTTTCACTAGAATTGCCAAAAAACTTATGGCGAAACCAAGCAAGCTGGTCGATCAGCTTTTTAATTTGCTGCTCTTTTTTAGCGACTATAGCCTCTAATTTTTTGTTTTTAGCTTCCAAAGTGTCCAGAACCCTATTGTCATTTTTTCGCAAGCGGGAAAGCTCCTGAAACATCTCGTCACGTTCCTGGAGAAGCTCCTGTATTAACACATCTTTATTGCTTGAAAAATCGCTCATTTATCACTGCTTAATTACGAGCTTAAAGATAGTAAAATCAAGGCTTATAGCCAATTTTATCGATCTAAAAATCCTAAAAAATTGCTTCTTTTTGTCACCTCTTTAAGAGCCTTTTTTTAGGCTTCACATTCTTTACAATCAACATTAAATCGTGCCAACTTATAATGTGAGATGTGAGGCTTTCATCAAATGCAGGAAGTTTGAAAACACCACTGTCGAGCTTCTTATGGTAAATTACCAACCCGCCGTGTTCTAGATGAAGTATTTTCATGGTGGTCAGCCTACGGTTGACAAATATAAAAACTTCACCGTCCTGAACATTACGCTTCATTAAGGAGCTTACAATGCCGCTGAGTGTGTAAAAGCTTTTACGCATATCCACTGGTGCCGGATATAGAAAGTATTTAAGTTTATCGTGTAAATGAAACATCAGACTTAATCAAATAAGTGAACAATTGTTTTTAATACTTGCGTGTTTATATTATCCCTTAGTAGCATCTTGGTGCCATTGGGAAATAGGAATTCAATGGGAGCATCATTGTTTAAAGTAGGCTTACTCTTGATGATAGATGGACTCGATTGGTTATTCGTCGCTAACGGATTACTGTCAAATTCTAGTGGAACAAAGCTATCTGGCTCATGTGCTAATGCCTCTTCCAATTTGTTTCGCCAATAGTAAAAAGTGGAAGGAGCCAAATCTTGGTTGGTACAGAAATCTTTTATGTTCAAATCTGATTCCTGGTAATCTTTATACAGACGCTTAAATGTTGTTAATGTCATTCTCATTTTTTGCCATCAAAGAAACAGCTCTAGTATGAAGGTCGCAATATGTGAAAGACCGAAGACTTACATTCAAAGCATTAACTAGAATTAGGTACATAGAAGGGAATCAATTATATCACAGCTACGACAAAACTATGATAGTTGAAAAAGGTATACCCATGTCTTCCACCAAGAAGGTACAGAAACGAGAGAAAATATCTCAGACCAAATATTTTAGAGAAAAGAATGCCATTGCATATTGTACTAAAAAAGAGTTTCTAAAAAACAACATAAATCTAATCAAATCAAAAAACAATAAAACAGGAATACCACAAGGAAGCCCGATTAGTGCAACACTAGCAAATGTATATATGTTAGAGTTTGATGAGTTGCTGTTTAATAAGATTAATGAAATTGGTGGCTATTACCAAAGATATAGTGATGATCTAATCGTGATTTACGAAACTCGATATGAAGCAGAAATATCTGATTTTATTCTAGATCTCATAAAAGACTTAGCTAAATTAGAGATCCATCCAAAGAAAACACAGACATATAGATTTAGAAATATAGAAAAAGTAAATTCTTGTTTTCACGTTGACTACTTGACAAAAAAGGAAAGTCAAAATAGAAAACTAGAATACTTAGGGTTTTCT
This portion of the Saccharicrinis fermentans DSM 9555 = JCM 21142 genome encodes:
- a CDS encoding reverse transcriptase domain-containing protein: MIVEKGIPMSSTKKVQKREKISQTKYFREKNAIAYCTKKEFLKNNINLIKSKNNKTGIPQGSPISATLANVYMLEFDELLFNKINEIGGYYQRYSDDLIVIYETRYEAEISDFILDLIKDLAKLEIHPKKTQTYRFRNIEKVNSCFHVDYLTKKESQNRKLEYLGFSYDGEKVLIKSSGFSKFYRSMKRSLKKSASLAINGKNPDNSIFKSSLYKRFTHRGAKRRLIYKPKKDNPKEYKPTKKYYWGNYISYINKANYSMRELNGDDSIKKQGRRFWNRFHLLLQFQVNRVNDKKSK
- the tnpA gene encoding IS66 family insertion sequence element accessory protein TnpA: MRMTLTTFKRLYKDYQESDLNIKDFCTNQDLAPSTFYYWRNKLEEALAHEPDSFVPLEFDSNPLATNNQSSPSIIKSKPTLNNDAPIEFLFPNGTKMLLRDNINTQVLKTIVHLFD